The Streptomyces laurentii genome contains a region encoding:
- a CDS encoding oxppcycle protein (Glucose-6-phosphate dehydrogenase subunit; cl01359;~glucose-6-phosphate dehydrogenase assembly protein OpcA; TIGR00534;~identified by MetaGeneAnnotator; putative;~oxppcycle protein [Streptomyces pristinaespiralis ATCC25486]) produces the protein MKTDLTDTTSSKINKALVLGRRAIGTPAVGMVLTLVIVTDEENAYDALKAANEASREHPSRTLVVIKRVSRTPRDRANARLDAEVRLGADASTGETVVLRLYGEVVDHAQSVVLPLLLPDAPVVVWWPVNAPADPANDPLGALAQRRVTDTYAAEQPIQELTARADAYTPGDTDLSWSRITPWRSMLAAALDQVRCEVTAAAVEGEEFNPSVELLAMWLADRLQVPVRRAASAGPGLTSVRLETDTGPIVLDRPDGSLATLSIQGQPDRAVALKRRETAELIAEELRRLDPDDTYASALKYGLERLDEEAATTAPELVAEEAPVVDEPVVDQPVVDQPVAAEPTAESTEPKAEEPQAAEAPRRGSKKSSARKAAAK, from the coding sequence ATGAAGACCGACCTCACGGACACCACGTCCTCCAAGATCAACAAGGCGCTGGTGCTCGGACGGCGGGCCATAGGCACCCCGGCTGTCGGCATGGTGCTCACCCTCGTCATCGTCACCGACGAGGAGAACGCCTACGACGCGCTGAAGGCGGCCAACGAGGCGTCCCGCGAGCACCCCTCGCGGACCCTCGTCGTCATCAAGCGGGTCTCGCGCACCCCGCGGGACCGCGCCAACGCGCGGCTGGACGCCGAGGTCCGCCTCGGCGCCGATGCCAGCACCGGCGAGACGGTGGTGCTCCGGCTGTACGGCGAGGTCGTCGACCACGCCCAGTCGGTGGTGCTGCCGCTGCTCCTGCCGGACGCGCCGGTCGTCGTCTGGTGGCCGGTGAACGCGCCGGCCGACCCGGCGAACGACCCGCTGGGCGCGCTGGCCCAGCGGCGGGTCACCGACACGTACGCCGCCGAGCAGCCGATCCAGGAGCTGACCGCGCGCGCCGACGCGTACACCCCGGGCGACACCGACCTGTCCTGGTCCCGGATCACCCCGTGGCGTTCCATGCTGGCCGCCGCGCTTGACCAGGTCCGGTGCGAGGTCACCGCGGCCGCGGTCGAGGGCGAGGAGTTCAACCCGAGCGTCGAGCTGCTGGCCATGTGGCTGGCGGACCGGCTGCAGGTGCCGGTGCGGCGTGCCGCGTCGGCGGGCCCGGGGCTGACCTCCGTACGCCTGGAGACCGACACCGGTCCGATCGTGCTGGACCGTCCGGACGGCTCGCTGGCGACGCTGTCCATCCAGGGGCAGCCGGACCGCGCGGTGGCGCTCAAGCGGCGCGAGACGGCCGAACTGATAGCGGAGGAACTGCGCCGGCTGGACCCGGACGACACCTACGCGTCGGCGCTGAAGTACGGACTGGAGCGACTGGACGAGGAGGCGGCGACCACCGCCCCGGAGCTCGTCGCGGAGGAAGCCCCGGTCGTGGACGAGCCGGTCGTGGACCAGCCGGTCGTGGACCAGCCGGTCGCGGCGGAGCCGACGGCCGAGAGCACGGAGCCGAAGGCCGAGGAGCCGCAGGCCGCCGAGGCGCCCCGGCGCGGCTCGAAGAAGTCCTCGGCCCGGAAGGCGGCCGCGAAGTGA
- a CDS encoding glucose-6-phosphate 1-dehydrogenase (Glucose-6-phosphate dehydrogenase, C-terminal domain; pfam02781;~Glucose-6-phosphate dehydrogenase, NAD binding domain; pfam00479;~glucose-6-phosphate 1-dehydrogenase [Streptomyces pristinaespiralis ATCC25486];~glucose-6-phosphate 1-dehydrogenase; Validated;~identified by MetaGeneAnnotator; putative), which yields MSAVTGANPLRDAADRRLPRIAGPSGLVIFGVTGDLSRKKLMPAVYDLANRGLLPPGFSLIGFARREWHDEDFAQEVHDAVKQHARTPFREEVWQQLSQGMRFVQGDFDDDEAFEQLKATIEDVDKQQGTGGNFAFYLSVPPKFFPLVVQQLKKHGLADQKNDSWRRAVIEKPFGHDLASAKELNDIVHEVFPPEAVFRIDHYLGKETVQNILALRFANTLFEPIWNRSYVDHVQITMAEDIGIGGRAGYYDGIGAARDVIQNHLLQLLALTAMEEPASFDADALAAEKTKVLGAVRLPKDLAASTVRGQYAAGWQGGERAVGYLEEDGIDPQSNTDTYAAIKLGIDNRRWAGVPFYLRTGKRLGRRVTEIAVVFQRAPHSPFDHTATEELGRNAIVIRVQPDEGVTMRFGSKVPGTQMEIRDVSMDFAYGESFTESSPEAYERLILDVLLGDSNLFPRVEEVELSWKILDPIEQFWDQHGRPAQYESGTWGPVEADEMLARDGRSWRRP from the coding sequence TTGAGCGCAGTCACCGGAGCCAATCCGCTCCGTGACGCCGCAGACCGACGGCTCCCGCGTATCGCGGGGCCGTCGGGTCTGGTGATCTTCGGTGTCACGGGCGATCTGTCCCGCAAGAAGCTGATGCCCGCCGTCTACGACCTCGCCAACCGGGGTCTGCTGCCGCCGGGCTTCTCCCTCATCGGTTTCGCACGCCGTGAGTGGCACGACGAGGACTTCGCCCAGGAGGTCCACGACGCCGTCAAGCAGCACGCCCGCACCCCGTTCCGCGAGGAGGTGTGGCAGCAGCTGAGCCAGGGCATGCGCTTCGTCCAGGGCGACTTCGACGACGACGAGGCCTTCGAGCAGCTGAAGGCCACCATCGAGGACGTGGACAAGCAGCAGGGCACGGGCGGCAACTTCGCGTTCTACCTCTCCGTACCGCCGAAGTTCTTCCCCCTGGTCGTCCAGCAGCTGAAGAAGCACGGGCTGGCCGACCAGAAGAACGACTCGTGGCGCCGCGCGGTGATCGAGAAGCCCTTCGGCCACGACCTGGCCTCCGCGAAGGAACTCAACGACATCGTCCACGAGGTCTTCCCGCCCGAGGCGGTCTTCCGGATCGACCACTACCTCGGCAAGGAGACCGTCCAGAACATCCTGGCGCTCCGCTTCGCCAACACCCTCTTCGAGCCGATCTGGAACCGGTCGTACGTCGACCACGTGCAGATCACCATGGCCGAGGACATCGGCATCGGCGGCCGGGCGGGCTACTACGACGGCATCGGCGCGGCCCGTGACGTCATCCAGAACCACCTGCTCCAGCTGCTCGCGCTGACCGCGATGGAGGAGCCCGCCTCCTTCGACGCCGACGCGCTGGCGGCGGAGAAGACCAAGGTGCTCGGCGCGGTGCGGCTGCCGAAGGACCTGGCCGCCTCGACGGTCCGCGGGCAGTACGCGGCGGGCTGGCAGGGCGGCGAGCGGGCCGTCGGCTACCTCGAAGAGGACGGCATCGACCCGCAGTCGAACACCGACACCTACGCGGCGATCAAGCTGGGCATCGACAACCGCCGCTGGGCGGGCGTTCCCTTCTATCTGCGCACCGGCAAGCGGCTGGGCCGCCGGGTCACCGAGATCGCGGTGGTCTTCCAGCGTGCCCCGCACTCCCCGTTCGACCACACGGCGACCGAGGAGCTCGGCCGGAACGCGATCGTGATCCGCGTCCAGCCGGACGAGGGCGTCACGATGCGGTTCGGCTCCAAGGTGCCCGGCACCCAGATGGAGATCCGGGACGTGTCGATGGACTTCGCCTACGGCGAGTCCTTCACCGAGTCCAGCCCCGAGGCTTACGAGCGGCTCATCCTCGACGTCCTGCTCGGCGACTCCAACCTCTTCCCGCGGGTCGAGGAAGTCGAGCTGTCCTGGAAGATCCTCGACCCGATCGAGCAGTTCTGGGACCAGCACGGCCGGCCCGCGCAGTACGAGTCCGGGACCTGGGGTCCGGTCGAGGCGGACGAGATGCTCGCACGAGACGGCAGGAGCTGGCGCCGGCCATGA
- a CDS encoding membrane-flanked domain-containing protein (Bacterial PH domain; cl01348;~Predicted membrane protein [Function unknown];~identified by MetaGeneAnnotator; putative;~membrane-flanked domain-containing protein [Streptomyces pristinaespiralis ATCC25486];~overlaps another CDS with the same product name): protein MTSPGPVPGHDGGEDWRRLAPRSLLAGAAVLIGVAGGAAMPAYVTLSGGSRPLWQAVAWVLAGSFLLVGGGSAADWVRLRRTRYRVGPERIDLHSGLLVVKRRSLARDRIRSVDLTANPLERLLGLVKVRIGTGEHTGGESTLELDLVTRAEGEHLRRTLLARPAGAPGDTAHDGVLASLDPRWIRYAPVSFVAPLIGLAAGGAVMQVSDWFGAQEAVIRWVGDRFEDVSLTWMVVDLVLLVTAAGGIGALGLWIESWSGYRLEREPGGTLRVRRGLFTSRSVSLEERRLRGVELVEPFGVRLFRGARVDAVATGLAQDDDDKHGDLKNLLPPVPRAVADRVAAQVLREPEPPTGAPLAAHPRAARTRRVRRALAAALVPAAVLAVLGLWLTPVLVYVAAGVAVVLTPLALLLARDAYRSLGHGVSGAYLVTRSGSVRRSTVALQRAGVIGWTVRRSWFQRRAGVLTLRATTAAGEGAYSVHDAGESQGLRFAAEAVPDLLAPFLEPKP, encoded by the coding sequence ATGACCAGCCCCGGGCCGGTCCCCGGCCACGACGGCGGCGAGGACTGGCGGCGGCTCGCCCCGCGCTCGCTGCTCGCCGGTGCCGCCGTGCTGATCGGTGTCGCCGGCGGCGCCGCGATGCCCGCGTACGTCACCCTCTCCGGCGGCTCCCGCCCGCTGTGGCAGGCCGTCGCCTGGGTGCTTGCCGGATCGTTCCTGCTGGTCGGCGGCGGCAGCGCCGCCGACTGGGTCCGGCTGCGCCGCACCCGCTACCGCGTCGGACCCGAACGGATCGACCTCCACAGCGGGCTCCTCGTCGTCAAACGCCGCTCCCTGGCCCGCGACCGGATCCGCAGCGTCGACCTCACCGCCAACCCCCTCGAACGCCTCCTCGGCCTCGTCAAGGTCCGGATCGGCACCGGTGAGCACACCGGCGGCGAATCCACCCTCGAACTCGACCTGGTCACCCGCGCCGAGGGCGAGCACCTGCGCCGCACCCTGCTCGCCCGCCCCGCCGGAGCACCCGGCGACACCGCCCACGACGGCGTCCTCGCCTCCCTCGACCCGCGCTGGATCCGCTACGCCCCGGTCTCCTTCGTCGCCCCGCTGATCGGCCTCGCCGCGGGCGGGGCCGTCATGCAGGTCAGCGACTGGTTCGGCGCCCAGGAAGCGGTCATCCGCTGGGTCGGCGACCGGTTCGAGGACGTCTCGCTGACCTGGATGGTCGTCGACCTGGTGCTGCTGGTCACCGCCGCCGGCGGGATCGGCGCCCTCGGCCTGTGGATCGAGTCGTGGTCCGGCTACCGGCTGGAGCGCGAACCCGGCGGCACCCTCCGGGTCCGCCGCGGCCTGTTCACCTCCCGCTCCGTCTCCCTGGAGGAGCGCCGGCTGCGCGGCGTCGAGCTGGTCGAACCCTTCGGCGTACGGCTCTTCCGCGGCGCCCGCGTCGACGCCGTCGCCACCGGCCTCGCCCAGGACGACGACGACAAGCACGGCGACCTGAAGAACCTGCTGCCGCCGGTGCCCCGCGCGGTCGCCGACCGGGTCGCCGCCCAGGTGCTGCGCGAGCCGGAACCGCCCACCGGCGCCCCGCTCGCCGCACACCCCCGGGCCGCCCGCACCCGCCGGGTCCGCCGGGCGCTGGCCGCCGCGCTCGTACCGGCGGCCGTGCTCGCCGTCCTCGGGCTCTGGCTCACCCCGGTCCTTGTGTACGTAGCGGCCGGCGTCGCCGTCGTCCTCACCCCGCTCGCCCTGCTGCTCGCCCGGGACGCCTACCGCAGCCTCGGACACGGCGTCAGCGGCGCGTATCTGGTGACCCGTTCGGGCAGCGTGCGCCGCTCCACGGTCGCCCTCCAGCGCGCCGGGGTGATCGGCTGGACCGTCCGGCGGTCCTGGTTCCAGCGGCGCGCCGGAGTGCTCACGCTGCGCGCCACGACGGCCGCCGGGGAGGGCGCGTACAGCGTCCACGACGCGGGCGAGAGCCAGGGCCTCCGCTTCGCCGCCGAGGCCGTACCGGACCTCCTCGCCCCCTTCCTGGAACCGAAGCCGTGA
- a CDS encoding 6-phosphogluconolactonase (6-phosphogluconolactonase [Streptomyces albus J1074];~6PGL: 6-Phosphogluconolactonase (6PGL) subfamily; 6PGL catalyzes the second step of the oxidative phase of the pentose phosphate pathway, the hydrolyzation of 6-phosphoglucono-1,5-lactone (delta form) to 6-phosphogluconate. 6PGL is thought to guard...; cd01400;~identified by MetaGeneAnnotator; putative;~putative active site [active]) encodes MSAPQLVVHRDKELMAEAAAARLITKIVDAQAARGSASVVLTGGRNGNGLLAALRAAPARDAIDWTRLDLWWGDERFLPEGDPERNVTQAREALLDSVPLDPARVHAMPASDGPYGSDVEAAAAAYAAQLAAAAEPGDHGGVPAFDVLMLGVGPDTHVASLFPELPAVRETERTVVGVHGAPKPPPIRISLTLPAIRAAREVWLLAAGADKAKAAAIALSGAGEIQAPAAGARGQARTLWLLDAAAASELPRDLYPPASA; translated from the coding sequence GTGAGCGCACCCCAGCTGGTCGTCCACCGCGACAAGGAGCTGATGGCCGAGGCCGCCGCGGCCCGGCTCATCACGAAGATCGTGGACGCGCAGGCCGCCCGGGGCTCCGCCTCGGTGGTGCTGACCGGCGGCCGCAACGGCAACGGGCTGCTCGCGGCCCTGCGCGCGGCGCCCGCCCGGGACGCGATCGACTGGACGCGGCTCGACCTGTGGTGGGGCGACGAGCGCTTCCTGCCCGAGGGCGACCCGGAGCGCAATGTCACCCAGGCCCGCGAGGCGCTGCTCGACAGCGTCCCGCTGGACCCGGCGCGGGTGCACGCGATGCCCGCCTCGGACGGTCCGTACGGTTCCGACGTGGAGGCGGCGGCCGCGGCGTACGCGGCGCAGCTCGCGGCGGCGGCCGAGCCCGGCGACCACGGCGGGGTGCCGGCCTTCGACGTGCTGATGCTGGGCGTCGGCCCGGACACGCACGTGGCCTCGCTCTTCCCGGAGCTGCCCGCGGTGCGGGAGACCGAGCGGACGGTGGTCGGGGTGCACGGCGCGCCCAAGCCGCCGCCGATCCGGATCTCGCTGACGCTGCCGGCGATCCGGGCCGCGCGGGAGGTCTGGCTGCTCGCGGCCGGCGCGGACAAGGCGAAGGCCGCGGCCATCGCGCTGTCCGGCGCGGGCGAGATCCAGGCCCCGGCGGCCGGGGCCCGCGGGCAGGCGCGCACGCTGTGGCTGCTGGACGCGGCGGCGGCCTCCGAGCTGCCCCGGGACCTGTACCCGCCGGCGTCCGCCTGA
- a CDS encoding membrane-flanked domain-containing protein (Bacterial PH domain; cl01348;~identified by MetaGeneAnnotator; putative;~membrane-flanked domain-containing protein [Streptomyces pristinaespiralis ATCC25486];~overlaps another CDS with the same product name) has protein sequence MTRGEPGEHTNHSGYGEDCGEREVRLRPPRNAVDGRAVGWWRTQLLITTAVPVLVLAVLGALIGPARFWLLASGGAVAALGLAATAGLPGWWFRVHRWEVTEDAVYVRTGAFWQEWRIAPMSRIQTVDTVRGPLEQTFKLATVTVTTASSKGALRIEGLDHALAAELAERLTAITRATPGDAT, from the coding sequence ATGACCAGGGGGGAGCCGGGCGAGCACACGAACCACAGCGGGTACGGGGAGGACTGCGGAGAGCGGGAGGTGCGGCTGCGCCCGCCGCGGAACGCCGTCGACGGCCGGGCCGTCGGCTGGTGGCGGACGCAGCTCCTGATCACCACCGCCGTGCCGGTGCTGGTCCTGGCCGTACTCGGCGCACTCATCGGCCCGGCCAGGTTCTGGCTGCTCGCCTCCGGCGGCGCGGTGGCGGCGCTCGGCCTCGCCGCCACCGCGGGCCTGCCCGGCTGGTGGTTCCGGGTGCACCGCTGGGAGGTCACCGAGGACGCCGTGTACGTCCGGACCGGGGCGTTCTGGCAGGAGTGGCGGATCGCGCCGATGTCCCGGATCCAGACGGTCGACACCGTACGGGGCCCGCTGGAGCAGACGTTCAAGCTGGCCACCGTCACCGTCACCACCGCCTCCTCCAAGGGCGCCCTGCGCATCGAGGGCCTCGACCACGCGCTCGCCGCCGAGCTGGCCGAACGGCTCACCGCGATCACCCGGGCCACCCCGGGGGACGCGACATGA